In Acidobacteriota bacterium, one genomic interval encodes:
- a CDS encoding PAS domain S-box protein, which translates to MGLQILTVLAILIPISLALVMPDTYGRRAVVIALIATAAGIPIIVMSRRGHVVGAGTFALTAMWCILTGACVTAAGIHNPAFNGYIIVIAAFGLLLGRRAAYTAVAASLVSGLVLLLLDANGFIPERVYTPAAVWVFNAIFFIMAAGVLDLATRQVTSSSEQAERESTERQQTEIQLLESEERFHRLADATHEGIVFSEHGIVIDANQQFAALLGYQLREIVGKRVTDTVAPESFDAVSAGILAGSEKTHEAMLVRKDGSKIDVEACPRMVPFEGRQIRVTAVRDITDQKRAGEERLRLLSAIEQAGEMFVICDPRALVQYVNRAVEHCTGYRRSAIVGHNVGLMLGAHEDDAVYQTLRRQVAAGQPWIGRLTCRRRDGSPYQADVSIASVRSASGEIVAVVGVGRDVTDDLVKEEERRQAQKMETIGRLAGGVAHDFNNLLSPILGYAELLLTELPADHPHREPVSIIHAAADRARHLTQQLLAFGRKQIIEVSPVDLAQVVHDFEPILRRTIREDIDIILRLSPEPTIIEGDTRQVEQILMNLAINAQDAMPHGGHLSIETAGVTLPESGPGAHPDSPQGAYVKLSVGDTGSGIDPSIIPHIFEPFFTTKETGRGTGLGLSTVHGIVTQLHGHIRVESTVGVGTRFHALLPRIEGVVAPVLERTGATAAQAGHETIVVAEDDDMVRGLVCGALRRRGYKVIEIAQPEQCLALLEAHEAVPDLLLTDVVMPKVNGRELHLRLSARYPGLKAVYMSGYLDDVIGDHGVLEEDVSFIQKPFSIEALTAKVRNRLEH; encoded by the coding sequence GTGGGCCTGCAGATCCTCACGGTCCTCGCCATCCTGATCCCGATCTCGCTCGCGCTGGTGATGCCCGACACGTACGGGCGCCGGGCCGTGGTGATCGCGCTCATCGCGACGGCGGCAGGCATTCCGATCATTGTGATGAGCCGGCGCGGACACGTCGTCGGCGCGGGAACCTTCGCGCTCACCGCCATGTGGTGCATCCTGACCGGAGCCTGCGTGACGGCCGCGGGGATCCACAACCCGGCGTTCAACGGCTACATCATCGTGATTGCCGCGTTCGGCCTGTTGCTTGGACGGCGCGCTGCCTACACCGCCGTCGCTGCCAGTCTGGTGTCTGGGCTTGTGCTGCTCCTGCTCGACGCCAACGGCTTTATTCCCGAGCGCGTCTACACGCCCGCCGCGGTCTGGGTCTTCAACGCCATCTTCTTCATCATGGCGGCCGGCGTCCTCGACCTGGCGACCAGGCAGGTCACGTCATCATCGGAGCAGGCAGAGCGCGAGAGCACGGAGCGGCAACAGACCGAGATCCAGTTGCTCGAGAGTGAGGAACGGTTCCACCGGCTTGCCGACGCCACCCACGAAGGGATTGTCTTCAGCGAACATGGCATCGTGATCGACGCGAACCAGCAGTTTGCGGCGCTGCTCGGCTACCAACTACGCGAGATCGTCGGAAAGCGGGTGACGGACACGGTCGCGCCGGAATCGTTCGACGCGGTGAGCGCCGGCATCCTCGCGGGTTCCGAAAAGACCCACGAAGCCATGCTCGTACGCAAGGACGGATCCAAGATTGACGTCGAGGCGTGCCCCCGCATGGTGCCCTTCGAGGGGCGCCAGATTCGCGTCACCGCGGTTCGCGACATCACCGACCAGAAGCGGGCAGGAGAGGAACGACTCCGGCTGCTGTCGGCGATTGAACAGGCCGGAGAGATGTTCGTGATCTGCGACCCCCGCGCCCTGGTCCAGTACGTCAATCGCGCGGTCGAGCACTGCACCGGGTATCGAAGAAGCGCGATTGTCGGACACAACGTGGGCCTGATGCTGGGCGCACACGAGGACGACGCGGTCTATCAGACCCTGCGGAGACAGGTCGCCGCGGGACAGCCGTGGATCGGTCGCCTGACGTGCCGGCGCAGGGACGGGTCGCCGTACCAGGCCGACGTGTCAATCGCTTCAGTGCGGTCCGCCTCAGGGGAGATCGTGGCGGTGGTGGGGGTGGGGCGTGATGTCACAGACGACCTGGTGAAGGAGGAAGAACGCCGGCAGGCGCAGAAGATGGAGACCATCGGCCGGCTGGCCGGCGGCGTCGCGCACGACTTCAATAACCTGCTGTCACCCATCCTCGGATACGCGGAGCTCCTGCTGACGGAGCTTCCTGCCGATCACCCGCACCGCGAGCCGGTGTCCATCATCCATGCCGCCGCCGACCGGGCCAGACATCTCACGCAGCAACTGCTCGCCTTCGGCCGGAAGCAGATCATCGAGGTGTCTCCGGTCGATCTGGCCCAGGTCGTGCATGATTTCGAGCCGATCCTCCGGCGCACGATCCGCGAGGACATCGACATCATTCTCCGCCTGTCGCCGGAGCCGACGATCATCGAGGGCGACACGAGGCAGGTCGAGCAGATCCTGATGAACCTCGCCATCAACGCGCAGGACGCGATGCCACACGGCGGACATCTTTCGATCGAAACGGCGGGGGTGACACTGCCAGAGTCGGGGCCAGGGGCGCATCCGGACTCTCCCCAGGGCGCCTACGTCAAGCTCAGCGTGGGTGACACGGGATCCGGAATCGATCCTTCCATCATCCCGCACATCTTCGAGCCGTTCTTCACGACAAAGGAAACGGGCCGGGGGACAGGGCTTGGTCTGTCCACCGTGCACGGGATCGTCACGCAACTCCACGGACACATTCGCGTCGAAAGCACCGTCGGCGTGGGAACGCGTTTCCACGCCTTGCTGCCGCGGATCGAAGGGGTGGTCGCGCCGGTCCTTGAACGGACTGGCGCGACCGCCGCTCAGGCCGGCCACGAAACCATCGTCGTGGCCGAAGACGACGACATGGTGCGCGGGCTGGTCTGCGGCGCGCTGAGGCGGCGCGGATACAAAGTGATCGAGATCGCGCAGCCGGAACAATGCCTGGCGTTGCTCGAAGCGCACGAGGCCGTCCCCGATCTGCTGCTGACCGACGTCGTGATGCCGAAAGTGAACGGCCGGGAACTTCACCTCAGGCTCTCGGCCCGATATCCTGGCCTGAAGGCGGTCTACATGTCAGGGTACCTGGACGACGTAATCGGCGACCACGGCGTGCTCGAGGAGGACGTGAGCTTCATCCAGAAGCCGTTCTCGATTGAGGCGCTCACGGCGAAAGTCCGAAACAGGCTCGAACACTAG
- a CDS encoding 4Fe-4S binding protein: MGHLVGKDVYRALGRKIDGLTLRAPWNDTFHALLKELYSAEEADLVVRMPYRPATIEHLERTTGYPRATLERLLEGLCMKGLIIDAHLGGQYRYIVSPLAVGIFEFTMMRSGEGVDHKACARLFHDYISNGGVWAANLSAGQQLQLMRTVPHEQTVASADHVEVLDYEKAVSIVESQKQFAVGICSCRHEKSHLGLKRCEVPLETCTSLGSGADYLVRRKLARPIDKSEMLDRLSQARDMRLVMNADNVRSHVGFMCLCCRCCCNMLLGVSQFGYPHMLVTSNYLATSDDSTCDGCLKCKKACPINAISIERLAKPAGKKKARPVVDESICLGCGVCALACSTQAMKLRARPQRILYPEATFEKIILQALEVGTLQNLLFAEPERLTHQFLRAFVGAFLRLPPVKKALVGKTLRSRFLGALASGGNGVEARPS, encoded by the coding sequence ATGGGCCATCTGGTCGGCAAGGACGTCTATCGGGCGCTTGGCAGGAAGATCGACGGCCTGACGCTCAGGGCTCCCTGGAACGACACCTTCCACGCACTCCTGAAGGAACTGTACTCGGCCGAGGAAGCAGACCTCGTCGTCCGCATGCCGTACCGCCCCGCCACCATTGAGCACCTCGAACGCACGACCGGCTACCCGCGCGCCACGCTGGAGCGTCTGCTGGAAGGCCTGTGCATGAAGGGGCTGATCATTGACGCGCACCTGGGGGGCCAGTACCGGTACATCGTGTCGCCGCTGGCTGTCGGGATCTTCGAGTTCACGATGATGCGGAGCGGGGAAGGGGTCGACCACAAGGCCTGCGCCAGGCTGTTCCACGACTACATCTCGAACGGCGGAGTATGGGCGGCCAATCTCAGCGCAGGACAGCAGTTGCAGTTGATGAGGACGGTGCCGCACGAGCAGACCGTGGCATCAGCCGATCACGTCGAGGTGCTCGATTACGAAAAGGCCGTATCCATCGTCGAGTCGCAGAAGCAGTTCGCCGTCGGCATCTGTTCGTGCCGTCACGAGAAGTCGCATCTGGGACTCAAGCGGTGTGAGGTGCCGCTGGAGACCTGCACGTCGCTGGGAAGCGGGGCCGACTACCTGGTGCGCCGCAAGCTGGCCCGCCCGATCGACAAGAGCGAGATGCTCGACCGGCTGAGCCAGGCGCGCGACATGCGGCTGGTGATGAACGCGGACAACGTGCGGAGCCATGTCGGCTTCATGTGCCTGTGTTGCCGGTGCTGCTGCAATATGCTGCTCGGCGTCAGCCAGTTCGGCTACCCGCACATGCTGGTGACCTCCAACTATCTGGCGACGTCGGACGACAGCACCTGTGACGGCTGCCTGAAGTGCAAGAAGGCCTGCCCGATCAACGCGATTTCCATCGAGCGGCTGGCCAAGCCGGCGGGCAAGAAAAAGGCGCGGCCCGTGGTCGACGAATCGATCTGTCTCGGGTGCGGCGTGTGTGCGCTCGCCTGCAGCACGCAGGCGATGAAGCTCCGCGCCCGACCGCAGCGGATCCTCTACCCGGAAGCCACGTTCGAAAAGATCATTCTGCAGGCCCTGGAAGTCGGCACGCTGCAGAACCTGCTGTTTGCCGAGCCTGAACGGCTGACGCACCAGTTCCTGCGCGCCTTCGTCGGGGCCTTTCTGCGTCTGCCCCCGGTCAAGAAGGCGCTGGTTGGCAAGACGCTGCGGTCGCGGTTCCTTGGTGCGTTGGCATCGGGGGGCAACGGGGTGGAGGCTCGCCCGTCGTAG
- a CDS encoding thioredoxin family protein codes for MTLPLLSLLLAMSGQTPPPPQQPPPTVAPAVVQKAPPAPRKVYNETADAKAQISTALKAAAEDDIRVLINWGSNDDELCAKFTEARRAPEVSKQFTDHYKLVYVDVGHVDKNLDLAKSFGVTLAAGALPHLTVLDAKGRVLAQASGKGLVSDAEPVGFDAKKTVAFLTKNQAPPPPDAVATFAAALAQATRETKEVFLWFAAPW; via the coding sequence ATGACCCTACCCCTGTTATCGCTGTTGCTGGCGATGAGCGGTCAGACCCCGCCGCCGCCCCAGCAGCCACCGCCGACCGTGGCGCCGGCCGTGGTCCAGAAGGCCCCGCCCGCGCCGCGCAAGGTATACAACGAGACCGCCGACGCGAAGGCGCAGATTTCCACCGCACTCAAAGCCGCTGCCGAGGACGACATCCGGGTACTCATCAACTGGGGATCGAACGACGATGAGTTGTGCGCGAAATTTACCGAGGCGCGGCGTGCCCCGGAAGTGTCGAAGCAATTCACGGACCACTACAAGCTGGTCTACGTCGATGTCGGCCACGTGGACAAGAACCTGGACCTTGCGAAGTCGTTCGGCGTGACGCTGGCCGCGGGCGCGCTGCCTCATCTCACGGTGCTCGACGCGAAGGGCAGAGTGCTCGCGCAGGCGTCGGGCAAGGGATTGGTCAGCGATGCTGAACCTGTCGGATTCGACGCGAAGAAGACGGTGGCGTTTCTGACGAAGAACCAGGCACCGCCTCCGCCCGACGCGGTGGCGACGTTCGCAGCGGCGCTGGCCCAGGCCACACGCGAGACCAAAGAGGTGTTCCTCTGGTTTGCGGCCCCGTGGTGA
- a CDS encoding M14 family zinc carboxypeptidase — translation MRRTFGIVVMGLVAGVLTLGASGQSAAPQSRPAAAPVQKNDDDYTKRILDNTPDKRILTELVDHMPVSANVPSPLKFLGYVPGENSRLTYHKDIVAYYQALVKSTGRATMWEIGKTDEGRPMVALAIADEATIKALGKYKQITAQLSDPRKLSEAQAKLLIQTGKPIYYTTGSLHSGETGSPEMLTELAFRLVVEETPFIKQIRNNMIVVITPVAEVDGHERQVDNRRASDAGQPQPGMTYWGRYVAHDNNRDGIGKGLVLTQNILKAFLDLHPQVMHDLHESVTLLYTSTGTGPYYPEVAPIQVSEWWWLAETEIMEMTKRGVPGVWTYNYYDGWVPNYMFWIGVTHNSIGRFYETQSYGGGGRGGAPAAALGQTMAGAAPAGGRAAGAAVSAVQAPGTPAAAGGRAVGGGQSREWYRPFPVPPEGVQWSGRANINMQESAILIAMNAVAKNREMFLENYYLKNKMMVEQGRTRAPHAYVIPAQQRRRIDAADFMNFLRREAVEIHTATAPFAIGKVQVAAGDYIIRLDQPYGGLVNTLLGVQWYPEANPRPYDDTGWSLPLLRNVQMFKVDDKAIFDKPMTLATSDFKAAGTITGTGGTIVIDHTTDSALATFRFANPKIRMAAAEQPFDLAGHHFAAGAFIVAGSNRAVLEPQIRDYGLLAWATDRPPSVPTHDLDVPRIGYVHSWSSTQDEGWVRMVFDKLKVPYTYFGDNQLRQGNLRAKYDVIVYPNGPVTVDGGEIPAGGTPLPYKKTDLTPNIGTAPDQTDDRRGSLGRDGLKALEAFVQEGGVLIAEGTAATVFPEYRLVPGVTIEQPSGLYAPGSVLKALIGDRTSPILYGYDQNAIGVMYKGGPVLALGGGGGRGDGGGRGGTLPAGVGGGNLQPMAAPPRLTTLDAPPSAAAAMAEGRGGRGGGRGGGGGRGGFGGAAAVALPRVLLSFPADPNDLLLSGELVGGDNLTGHPALVDAPLGKGHLVLFGVRPFWRYETHGSFFFALNAMLNWNDLDAGRKAAGAPTGDR, via the coding sequence ATGCGTAGAACTTTCGGAATCGTCGTGATGGGGCTCGTCGCCGGCGTGCTGACGCTGGGAGCGAGCGGGCAGTCGGCGGCTCCCCAGAGCCGGCCCGCCGCGGCACCGGTCCAGAAGAACGATGACGACTACACAAAGCGGATTCTGGACAACACCCCGGACAAGCGGATCCTGACCGAACTGGTCGATCACATGCCCGTGTCGGCCAATGTGCCGTCCCCGCTGAAGTTCCTCGGCTACGTGCCCGGCGAGAACAGCCGCCTGACGTATCACAAGGACATCGTCGCGTACTACCAGGCCCTGGTGAAGAGCACCGGGCGGGCAACGATGTGGGAGATTGGCAAGACCGACGAGGGACGCCCGATGGTTGCGCTGGCGATCGCCGATGAGGCGACCATCAAGGCGCTCGGCAAGTACAAGCAGATCACCGCGCAGTTGTCCGACCCGCGCAAGCTGTCCGAAGCTCAGGCGAAACTGCTCATCCAGACCGGCAAGCCGATCTACTACACGACGGGCAGCCTCCATTCGGGTGAAACCGGCAGCCCGGAGATGCTGACCGAACTGGCGTTCCGGCTGGTGGTGGAAGAAACGCCGTTCATCAAGCAGATTCGCAACAACATGATCGTCGTCATCACGCCGGTGGCCGAGGTCGATGGCCACGAGCGGCAGGTTGACAACCGGCGGGCGTCGGACGCGGGCCAGCCGCAGCCGGGAATGACGTACTGGGGCCGGTACGTCGCACACGATAACAACCGGGACGGCATCGGCAAAGGGCTCGTCCTCACCCAGAACATCCTCAAGGCGTTTCTCGATCTGCATCCGCAGGTCATGCACGATCTGCACGAATCGGTGACGCTGCTTTACACCTCGACCGGCACCGGCCCGTACTATCCGGAGGTGGCCCCGATCCAGGTCAGCGAATGGTGGTGGCTCGCCGAGACCGAGATCATGGAGATGACCAAGCGCGGCGTGCCGGGCGTGTGGACGTACAACTACTACGACGGCTGGGTACCCAATTACATGTTCTGGATTGGCGTCACCCACAACTCGATTGGCCGGTTCTACGAAACGCAAAGCTACGGCGGCGGCGGGCGGGGAGGCGCGCCGGCTGCGGCCCTCGGCCAGACGATGGCGGGCGCGGCGCCGGCGGGTGGACGGGCGGCTGGTGCGGCCGTTTCGGCAGTTCAGGCACCAGGTACTCCGGCTGCGGCCGGCGGACGGGCTGTCGGCGGCGGCCAGAGCCGCGAATGGTACCGCCCGTTCCCTGTGCCGCCAGAGGGCGTGCAGTGGAGCGGCCGGGCCAACATCAACATGCAGGAGTCGGCCATTCTGATCGCGATGAACGCGGTGGCGAAGAACCGCGAGATGTTCCTCGAGAACTACTACCTCAAGAACAAAATGATGGTGGAGCAGGGCCGGACGCGCGCGCCTCATGCGTACGTGATTCCCGCGCAGCAGCGCCGGCGCATTGACGCGGCGGACTTCATGAACTTCCTGCGCCGCGAAGCGGTCGAGATCCACACGGCCACCGCGCCGTTTGCTATCGGCAAGGTCCAGGTCGCCGCCGGCGACTACATCATCAGGCTCGATCAGCCGTACGGAGGGCTGGTCAACACACTGCTTGGCGTGCAGTGGTATCCGGAGGCGAATCCCCGGCCGTACGACGACACCGGCTGGTCGCTGCCGCTGCTGCGCAACGTGCAGATGTTCAAGGTGGACGACAAAGCCATCTTTGACAAGCCGATGACGCTCGCGACGTCAGACTTCAAGGCGGCGGGCACGATCACGGGCACCGGCGGCACCATCGTCATCGACCACACGACAGACAGCGCACTGGCGACCTTCAGATTCGCCAATCCGAAGATCAGGATGGCGGCCGCCGAACAGCCGTTCGATCTGGCCGGCCATCACTTCGCCGCGGGAGCCTTCATCGTGGCCGGTTCCAATCGGGCGGTGCTCGAACCGCAGATTCGTGACTACGGCCTGCTGGCGTGGGCCACCGACCGACCGCCCAGCGTGCCGACGCACGACCTCGATGTGCCGCGCATCGGGTACGTCCATTCGTGGTCCAGCACGCAGGACGAAGGCTGGGTGCGGATGGTATTCGACAAGCTCAAGGTGCCCTACACGTACTTCGGCGACAACCAGCTGCGGCAGGGCAATCTGCGTGCGAAGTACGACGTGATCGTCTATCCCAACGGCCCGGTAACCGTGGATGGCGGAGAGATTCCCGCCGGCGGGACACCGCTGCCGTACAAGAAGACCGATCTCACGCCGAACATCGGCACCGCGCCCGATCAGACCGACGACCGGCGCGGCAGCCTCGGACGCGACGGGCTGAAGGCGCTGGAAGCCTTCGTGCAGGAAGGCGGCGTGCTGATTGCCGAAGGCACCGCGGCGACGGTGTTTCCGGAATATCGTCTCGTTCCCGGCGTGACGATTGAACAACCCTCCGGTCTCTATGCGCCCGGCTCCGTGCTCAAGGCGCTCATCGGCGACAGGACCAGCCCTATCCTCTACGGTTACGACCAGAACGCAATCGGCGTCATGTACAAGGGCGGGCCGGTGCTTGCGCTCGGCGGTGGCGGCGGGCGGGGTGATGGCGGCGGTCGCGGCGGGACGTTGCCGGCCGGCGTGGGTGGCGGCAATCTGCAGCCGATGGCGGCGCCGCCGAGGTTGACGACGCTCGACGCGCCGCCTTCCGCGGCAGCGGCCATGGCCGAGGGTCGCGGCGGCCGTGGTGGCGGCCGCGGTGGTGGCGGTGGACGCGGCGGGTTCGGCGGGGCCGCAGCGGTCGCACTTCCGCGAGTGCTGCTGTCGTTTCCAGCCGATCCGAACGACCTGCTGCTCTCAGGCGAGTTGGTCGGCGGCGACAACCTCACGGGGCACCCGGCGCTCGTCGATGCGCCGCTTGGCAAGGGGCACCTCGTGCTGTTCGGCGTGCGGCCGTTCTGGCGCTACGAGACGCACGGCAGCTTCTTCTTCGCCCTGAATGCGATGCTCAACTGGAACGACCTCGACGCCGGGCGGAAGGCCGCTGGCGCGCCAACAGGGGATCGCTGA
- the ltaE gene encoding low-specificity L-threonine aldolase — protein sequence MPIDLRSDTVTKPSPAMRQAMLTAEVGDDVFGEDPTVKRLEHLAAEISGKAAAVFVTSGTQGNLASLLAHCERGREVIVGDESHIYHYENGSASAVGGLVLKPVRTNPDGTMPLDALEAAIHLPAHNYHFYHYAPPGVICLENTHNRCGGSVLPPEYFAQVAAIAARHGLPIHLDGARLFNASVAAGQPVTAWTKHVSSVQLCLSKGLAAPVGSMICGSAEFVDRARRMRKVLGGGMRQAGVIAAPGIVGLTEMVGRLEEDHRNARILADGIAALPGVVLDPPRVDTNIVVFRLPSVPRAEEFAAALEGRGVLVSNFGGGRLRVVTHYGISDADCRTAVEVMRELCAVP from the coding sequence ATGCCAATCGATTTGCGAAGTGACACCGTAACGAAGCCGTCGCCAGCGATGCGGCAGGCGATGCTGACCGCCGAGGTCGGTGATGATGTGTTCGGCGAAGATCCGACCGTCAAGCGACTGGAGCATCTGGCGGCCGAAATCAGCGGAAAGGCGGCGGCAGTGTTTGTGACGAGCGGCACCCAGGGGAACCTGGCGTCGCTGCTTGCCCACTGTGAGCGCGGCCGCGAAGTGATTGTCGGCGACGAGTCGCACATCTATCACTACGAGAACGGCTCGGCGTCAGCGGTTGGCGGCCTGGTTCTCAAGCCGGTCCGGACCAATCCGGACGGCACGATGCCGCTCGATGCGCTCGAGGCGGCGATCCACCTTCCGGCGCACAACTACCACTTCTACCATTACGCGCCGCCCGGAGTGATCTGCCTCGAAAACACCCACAACCGCTGCGGGGGATCGGTGCTCCCGCCCGAGTACTTTGCCCAGGTGGCTGCGATTGCCGCGCGCCATGGGCTGCCGATCCATCTCGACGGCGCCCGCCTGTTCAATGCGTCGGTCGCGGCAGGTCAGCCGGTGACGGCGTGGACGAAGCACGTGTCATCCGTGCAGTTATGCCTCTCGAAGGGGCTGGCCGCGCCGGTCGGCTCGATGATCTGCGGCTCCGCGGAGTTCGTCGATCGGGCGCGCCGCATGCGCAAAGTCCTCGGAGGCGGGATGCGGCAGGCGGGCGTGATTGCGGCGCCGGGGATCGTCGGATTGACTGAGATGGTGGGGCGGCTCGAGGAGGATCACCGGAACGCCCGCATCCTCGCCGACGGGATCGCCGCGCTGCCTGGCGTGGTCCTCGATCCGCCGCGCGTCGACACCAACATCGTCGTCTTCCGCCTGCCCAGTGTGCCGCGCGCCGAGGAGTTCGCCGCCGCGCTCGAGGGCCGGGGCGTGCTGGTGTCGAATTTCGGCGGCGGGCGCCTTCGGGTGGTGACGCATTACGGCATCAGCGATGCTGATTGCCGGACGGCCGTTGAGGTGATGCGGGAACTGTGCGCCGTCCCGTGA
- a CDS encoding heavy metal translocating P-type ATPase — protein MSVDSGARRSTSRMVLTAASGLFTAVGFGLHAALAGSVSAALGSEGARLTHTVPAPVQVIYALAIAAGVWRILPRAWFAIRTFRPDMNLLMTIAVIGAIAIGQWFEAATVSFLFAVSLALESWSVGRARRAVEKLMELAPDMVRLVVSGGYSDVPASQAVVGARFAVRPGERIPLDGRVVAGTSSVNQAPITGESVPILKEPGIDVFAGTINGEGAIEVEATRPAGDSTLAHIRRLIDSAQSHRAPAEQWVERFARIYTPVVLAAATAIALTGPLVAGDWSGWFYSALVLLVIGCPCALVISTPVSVVASLAAAAHNGVLIKGGAFVEAPATIQAIALDKTGTVTTGRPAVVAVLPDSGHTEQELLAIAAGLEMHSNHPLALAILAHAKRRDVAPAQVTDFTILPGKGATGVIDGTQYWLGSHRYLEERAQETAAIHADLERLSSAGRSVVVIGNAGHVCGMIALADTIRPATRDAISRLRALGVRHIVMLTGDNRPTAEAIATDAGILEVMAELLPEDKVRAVESLAAKYGSVAMIGDGVNDAPAMARATLGIAMGAVGSDVAIETADIALMSDDLAKVPWVIRHSRRTLAIIRQNITLSLGVKAVFVVLTLFGAASLWAAIASDMGVSLLVIANALRLLKIHA, from the coding sequence GTGTCCGTCGACAGTGGCGCACGCCGCAGCACGAGCCGCATGGTGCTGACCGCAGCAAGCGGGTTGTTCACGGCCGTGGGTTTCGGCCTTCATGCGGCGCTCGCCGGAAGCGTCAGCGCCGCGCTGGGCTCAGAAGGCGCGCGACTCACTCACACCGTGCCAGCGCCGGTCCAGGTCATCTACGCTCTTGCGATCGCAGCCGGTGTCTGGCGCATCCTGCCTCGCGCCTGGTTCGCGATCCGGACCTTCCGCCCTGACATGAACCTGCTGATGACGATTGCCGTCATCGGAGCGATCGCCATCGGCCAATGGTTCGAAGCCGCCACCGTGTCGTTCCTCTTCGCGGTCTCGCTCGCACTCGAATCCTGGAGCGTCGGTCGAGCGAGGCGAGCCGTCGAGAAGTTGATGGAACTGGCCCCGGACATGGTCCGTCTCGTGGTGTCTGGCGGTTACTCGGACGTGCCGGCTTCTCAGGCGGTGGTGGGGGCACGCTTTGCCGTTCGGCCCGGCGAGCGGATTCCTCTCGACGGGAGGGTGGTCGCCGGCACGAGCAGCGTGAACCAGGCGCCCATTACGGGCGAAAGCGTGCCGATTCTCAAGGAGCCTGGCATCGACGTCTTCGCCGGTACGATCAATGGCGAAGGCGCCATCGAGGTCGAGGCGACCAGGCCCGCCGGCGACTCCACGCTCGCGCACATTCGACGCCTCATCGACTCCGCTCAGAGCCACCGTGCCCCCGCCGAGCAGTGGGTCGAACGGTTTGCGCGCATCTACACGCCTGTCGTGCTCGCGGCCGCGACAGCCATCGCACTGACCGGACCGCTCGTCGCCGGTGACTGGAGCGGGTGGTTCTACAGCGCCCTGGTCCTGCTCGTCATCGGGTGTCCCTGTGCGCTGGTCATCTCCACCCCGGTGAGCGTGGTGGCTTCGCTCGCCGCCGCCGCGCACAATGGTGTGCTGATCAAGGGTGGAGCGTTCGTCGAAGCGCCCGCGACGATCCAGGCCATTGCGCTCGACAAGACCGGGACCGTGACAACGGGACGGCCCGCCGTCGTCGCCGTCCTCCCCGACAGTGGGCACACCGAACAGGAGCTTCTTGCGATCGCGGCGGGACTCGAAATGCACAGCAATCATCCGCTGGCTCTCGCCATCCTGGCCCATGCAAAGCGCAGGGATGTGGCCCCAGCCCAGGTGACGGACTTCACGATCCTGCCCGGGAAGGGCGCCACCGGCGTCATCGACGGGACGCAGTACTGGCTCGGATCGCATCGCTACCTCGAGGAGCGCGCTCAGGAGACGGCGGCGATTCACGCCGATCTCGAGCGACTGTCGAGCGCAGGCCGAAGTGTCGTTGTGATCGGTAACGCCGGCCACGTCTGCGGCATGATTGCCCTGGCGGATACCATTCGCCCGGCGACGCGCGACGCCATCTCACGTCTGAGAGCGCTCGGCGTCCGGCACATAGTGATGCTGACCGGCGACAACCGTCCGACGGCAGAGGCGATTGCGACAGACGCGGGCATCCTCGAGGTGATGGCGGAGCTGCTGCCGGAGGACAAGGTCAGGGCCGTGGAGAGCCTGGCCGCGAAGTACGGCAGCGTCGCCATGATCGGAGACGGAGTCAACGACGCGCCCGCGATGGCGCGGGCGACGCTCGGGATTGCGATGGGTGCCGTCGGCAGCGACGTCGCCATCGAGACGGCGGATATCGCGCTCATGTCCGACGATCTCGCGAAAGTCCCGTGGGTGATCCGGCATTCGCGCCGCACCCTGGCGATCATCCGCCAGAACATCACGCTGTCGCTGGGGGTCAAGGCCGTCTTCGTCGTTCTGACGCTGTTCGGGGCCGCGTCGCTGTGGGCAGCCATCGCGTCCGACATGGGCGTGTCGCTGCTGGTAATTGCCAACGCCCTGCGTCTCTTGAAGATTCACGCATGA